The genome window GAGCGTCGGCGGTGAGAGGTCGAGAGGGGGAGAGGGTTTTGTGGCGATGGAGTGTGCGCTCACCGGCGAGGGAGGGCGGCTTTTATAGCCATGCGTTGGCGGTGAGAGGGCGGCctacgtgtgtacgcgtggcgggatgTGCATCACGCACCTTCACtgtgccgcccgtgaggcatcaatggaaggCTAACCGGTgcagcagctttggcattgattctccGCGGAAAACCAAGGTGATGAGGACGATGAACGCGCCCGGTCGCTGAGGGCTCCGCCAGGCTTTCGCGCCAAAACTGTTTCCCCCGACGCCCCTAGGCGCCCCCCGGCGCGCCGGGTTCGTCCTGGGTTCGCCGGCGCCAAATTCGGCCCTGACCGAAGAAAAGTGGGCTTCTAGGGGCCCGGCTGGGCCGATTTTGCGGTGCCGGTGATAAAAAAGGGCCTTGGGggcttgttgggggcgcggctggagatgctcttagacaaTAGCGCAAGGTCCATTATTTTTCATACCGGTGACGATCCAGATTGGAAATGAACACCTAAGAAAAATTAGATTGGAGACAGAAGAAATCATCTATAACCAAACATGCATGCCTCATCAAGACCTCACAGAAAAAAGCAGATTGCTCATCTTTATGtcaagagagagacgccttaggatcgaCCACATTCAAACACGTTGTAATTGTGTGAGCACTGTGGCCACCATCGGCGAGGGTGGTAAGGAGGATAAGCGGAAACACGAATGGGCTACCATGTGTTGAAATGAAGGGCCTAGACCTATTGGGGTTTTATAAGTCATGCTTATTGGGTTATGTGCGTGTggtattttttttctcccgtttcaacgcacgggctcttttgctattaAAGAGAAAAATATGGGCATGACAAGGACTGTTGGCTATATAAAAGTTTTTGTACATGTGCGTATTCGTTgattttgatgtgatcgatccgtgGACGAATTCCAATAGTATCTTCTAGACGTGACATACACATCTAGTTGATGTCATCATCATTTTTTTAGAGATGCAAGTATATATACAAAGATTAAAGATATGCAAGTATACAAAGCATGAATTTTTGCTATCAGTATGTAGTATCCTATCGCTTGCAGTTGCAGCAAACAGTTAAATATTTAATTCAACATAATATATTCTTACCTCTTATCCCTCAAGAGTTCTGTGTACTTGCTGAGGAATTCGGTTCTGCCCCAGGTTTTGATTCCTCGGAGGGGATGGTCGTCAGAGATTTGCGCCGGCACAACCACAAGCTGCTTCAGCAGGGATTCCAGAAGGGACCATAGATCGTAGGTCTGGGATACAGCGACGAAAGCGCGGCACTGGATGTCGCGTAGCGCCGGGCTGTTGTAGACGGCGGTGGCGAGGGTGGTCTTGCCGAGGCCACCGGATCCGACGATTGACACCACCCGCCGGCGAGGTGCCGCGCCGTCTTCCAGCAGGCCGACCACGACTTTGGTCCAGCCGTCCATCCCGACGAGGCCTGACCCGCCGCCGGATGGAAGCCAGCGGCGCAGATTGTAGCTGGAAGGATCGAGCGAGCTGGGAGGATCACCTGCCGCTGCATCTTCTAGCCTGTACCTGATCCTCCGGTCGCTCACGCCCTTGGCACGAGACTGAAGCGTCCTGATCTCGGCGGCCAGCTTAGCCCGCAACCCCATCGTTCGCAGGAGGCTGATTATCCTGCCAAGGTAGCTCGCTAGTCCTCGATCGTCTCCGGGATGCTCGCCGAGATGACGGCAAAATTTGTCGATGCAGTCCTCCGCGTCGAACGCCACCTCCCTCACTTGTTTCATCCAGATCCTCGTCTACAGCAGCAGCACGGCAAGCGATTAACTCCGGAATTCATCAGGAGAGGTCATTTGTCATTCAAAAACTCGGACCATATTTACCTGCTGGCTGTGGTCGTCGCGGTCGGCCAGGTCGCGGAGGCAGCCGGTCATGCTCTCCAGTTCGTCCTT of Triticum dicoccoides isolate Atlit2015 ecotype Zavitan unplaced genomic scaffold, WEW_v2.0 scaffold98447, whole genome shotgun sequence contains these proteins:
- the LOC119348624 gene encoding disease resistance protein Pik-2-like, producing MEAALVSASQGAVRILLGKLGNVLATKYALLSGVRGQIQELKDELESMTGCLRDLADRDDHSQQTRIWMKQVREVAFDAEDCIDKFCRHLGEHPGDDRGLASYLGRIISLLRTMGLRAKLAAEIRTLQSRAKGVSDRRIRYRLEDAAAGDPPSSLDPSSYNLRRWLPSGGGSGLVGMDGWTKVVVGLLEDGAAPRRRVVSIVGSGGLGKTTLATAVYNSPALRDIQCRAFVAVSQTYDLWSLLESLLKQLVVVPAQISDDHPLRGIKTWGRTEFLSKYTELLRDKR